A genomic segment from Nodularia sphaerocarpa UHCC 0038 encodes:
- a CDS encoding PD-(D/E)XK nuclease family protein, with product MLSETIPLLRLSQGHLNLLEACPRKFQHTYLEKLNTPLDPKHEEHQILGSQFHLLMQQREMGLPIDSLLQADTQLKSWMSGFTNAAPEILTPTDSQTFRESEHYRILQIQDYLLTVVYDLFIADSQKAQILDWKTYPKPPNQRKLEQNWQTRLYLYVLAETSDYLPKDISMTYWFVQSESQPQNITFNYNSTKHQQTAKKLNQLLHKLTDWLEDYQRNQLFPQVPENSQDCNYCHFATRCHRKQASAENQQKFLPNLANIQEVSL from the coding sequence ATGCTGTCAGAAACAATACCACTGTTACGCCTGTCTCAAGGACATCTCAACTTACTAGAAGCTTGTCCGCGTAAATTTCAACACACTTACTTAGAAAAACTCAACACGCCCTTAGATCCCAAACACGAAGAACACCAGATTTTGGGTAGTCAGTTTCACCTGCTGATGCAACAGCGAGAAATGGGTTTACCAATTGATAGTTTACTGCAAGCGGATACTCAACTAAAAAGCTGGATGTCAGGTTTTACCAATGCAGCACCAGAAATCTTAACACCAACTGACTCCCAAACTTTCCGTGAAAGCGAACATTACCGCATACTGCAAATTCAAGATTATTTACTGACGGTTGTTTATGATTTATTCATAGCAGATAGTCAAAAAGCCCAAATCCTCGACTGGAAAACTTATCCTAAACCACCAAATCAACGCAAATTAGAACAGAATTGGCAAACACGTCTTTATTTGTATGTATTAGCTGAGACGAGCGACTATTTACCCAAAGATATTTCTATGACTTACTGGTTTGTCCAGTCTGAAAGTCAACCGCAAAACATTACTTTTAATTATAATTCTACTAAGCATCAGCAAACAGCTAAGAAACTTAATCAACTTTTGCATAAATTAACGGATTGGTTAGAAGACTACCAAAGAAATCAACTATTTCCCCAAGTACCGGAAAATAGTCAAGATTGTAATTATTGTCATTTTGCCACCCGTTGCCATCGCAAACAAGCCAGCGCGGAAAATCAGCAGAAATTTTTACCCAATCTTGCCAATATTCAAGAAGTATCTCTCTGA
- a CDS encoding GNAT family N-acetyltransferase, producing MQSFDETDLIYVRELGIDDIAPVYHLGEQLFTSDLYPYLYRTWDEWEVIGLYNTDPEYCLVAETDGELAGFILGTIITKASWTYGYILWLAVNPKFQRRGVADKLVDKAIARMIEDGARFMLVDTDPTNNPAVKFFNRKGFGNIRQHIFLSMNLSKHEHYGRLIDYEHQKAERAGYRRTRPAIRTRKSEGVANEIILNPLVNETQINDQ from the coding sequence ATGCAAAGCTTTGATGAAACTGATTTAATTTATGTTCGTGAATTAGGGATAGACGATATTGCGCCGGTTTACCACTTGGGAGAACAGCTATTTACGAGCGATTTATATCCTTATTTATATCGCACCTGGGATGAATGGGAGGTCATAGGACTGTACAATACAGATCCAGAATATTGTCTGGTTGCAGAAACAGACGGAGAATTGGCGGGGTTTATTTTAGGAACCATCATCACCAAAGCATCCTGGACTTATGGTTACATATTATGGCTAGCTGTGAATCCGAAATTTCAGCGTCGGGGAGTAGCAGATAAGTTAGTTGATAAGGCGATCGCGCGTATGATTGAAGATGGGGCGCGGTTCATGCTAGTCGATACAGATCCTACCAACAATCCCGCAGTTAAGTTTTTTAACCGGAAAGGATTTGGAAATATCCGTCAGCATATTTTCTTGTCGATGAATTTAAGCAAGCATGAACATTATGGCAGACTCATTGATTACGAACATCAAAAAGCTGAAAGAGCGGGTTACAGGCGAACCCGTCCCGCAATTCGCACACGCAAATCTGAAGGCGTTGCTAACGAAATAATTCTCAATCCCCTAGTAAATGAAACTCAAATAAATGATCAATAA
- the recJ gene encoding single-stranded-DNA-specific exonuclease RecJ, with protein MQWIIATPEQPPDWFIQMVKQYTPASRGLYAAQLLWKRGIKDEQQLAAFTNYKSYQPASPFEFGAEMQLAMERLQLARNNNDKIAIWGDFDADGITATAVLWDGLGQFFAQNFQLIYYIPNRLKESHGLNYLGIDNLQKQGCKLIVTCDTGSTNINEIIYAQQLGIDVIVTDHHTLPEQRPPVTAIINPRYLPSEHQLFHLSGVAVAFKLIEALYLTLPDVPQNPLTDLFDLVAVGLIADLVQLSGDCRYLAQLGIERLQADFQQLPTARRRPGVGRLLELCQKNGDRPTDISFGLGPRINAVSRIQGDASFCVELLTSRDIKHCHQLAEVTELANTRRKSLQKDVQAQVAQKLSGLDLSTTSVIVLEDTQWPAGVLGLVAGQIAQETGRPTILLSTEERTKDTTPTPLLARGSARSVNSVDLYQLVKQQEHLLHSFGGHPFAAGLSLLAENIPLFTDAINQQLRQSLGGTNLTPTVQADLTVTVADLGKELFLELKLLEPCGMGNPVPKLLIKNCWFEKSWHRNQQDWKGKKVQYIKTDFEIRDESTKSPFPGIWWGHYKDELPIGRCDCIAELDYNTFKKRYEIRLIAVRFAVNSETINCVSTQIILDWRNQDYSELINQHSALLMADCPTNWDDLRAWLKRCLDNNQQLAIAWCKPDHQPPQEIWLTLVGIAKYLSRTNQSVTRFQLLGKLGIRDQTLFWGIAALKSLGFTVTRQDRDLQISWNPKMNSEGFNDAALERFLAAIREEQFQQNYFTEVPLSTIIAIAHKPAL; from the coding sequence ATGCAGTGGATTATAGCAACACCTGAACAACCACCAGACTGGTTCATCCAAATGGTGAAACAGTATACACCAGCATCAAGGGGATTATATGCAGCGCAATTGTTGTGGAAAAGGGGAATTAAGGATGAACAACAATTAGCAGCTTTTACTAACTATAAAAGTTATCAGCCAGCCAGTCCTTTTGAGTTTGGTGCAGAAATGCAGTTAGCTATGGAAAGGTTGCAACTGGCACGGAATAACAATGATAAAATTGCCATTTGGGGAGACTTTGACGCTGACGGTATTACCGCCACTGCTGTTTTATGGGATGGTTTGGGACAGTTTTTCGCGCAAAATTTCCAGTTAATTTATTACATTCCTAATCGCCTTAAAGAATCCCACGGACTCAATTATCTAGGAATTGATAATTTACAAAAACAAGGTTGTAAGTTAATTGTGACTTGCGACACAGGAAGTACAAATATTAATGAAATTATTTATGCTCAACAGTTAGGTATAGATGTCATAGTCACAGACCATCATACTTTACCTGAACAACGCCCACCAGTTACAGCAATTATTAACCCCCGCTATTTACCCAGTGAACATCAATTATTTCATCTTTCTGGGGTAGCAGTAGCTTTTAAGTTAATTGAAGCTCTTTATTTAACTCTACCTGATGTCCCACAAAATCCATTAACAGATTTATTCGATTTAGTCGCTGTGGGATTAATTGCCGATTTGGTGCAATTAAGTGGAGATTGTCGGTATTTAGCGCAGTTAGGTATTGAAAGACTACAAGCCGACTTTCAGCAGCTACCGACAGCACGACGACGGCCAGGGGTAGGGCGATTATTAGAATTATGTCAGAAAAATGGCGATCGCCCCACAGATATTTCTTTCGGTCTGGGACCACGCATTAATGCTGTCAGTCGCATTCAAGGCGATGCTAGTTTTTGCGTAGAATTATTAACTAGCCGGGATATTAAACATTGTCATCAATTAGCCGAAGTTACAGAACTCGCTAACACTCGCCGCAAGTCTTTACAAAAAGATGTCCAAGCCCAAGTAGCGCAAAAACTCTCCGGGCTAGACTTATCAACCACCAGCGTTATTGTCTTAGAAGATACCCAATGGCCAGCCGGAGTGTTGGGTTTAGTCGCTGGACAAATAGCCCAAGAAACAGGCCGTCCCACTATTTTATTGAGTACAGAAGAACGAACAAAAGATACTACCCCTACTCCCCTGTTAGCCCGTGGTTCTGCTCGTTCTGTCAATTCGGTGGATTTATACCAATTGGTAAAACAGCAAGAACATTTGTTACATAGCTTTGGCGGACATCCCTTTGCAGCAGGTTTGAGTTTATTAGCGGAGAATATTCCGTTATTTACAGATGCAATTAATCAGCAGTTACGCCAATCTTTGGGTGGAACAAATCTCACGCCAACTGTACAAGCAGATTTAACAGTAACTGTCGCCGATTTAGGCAAAGAGTTATTTTTGGAACTCAAACTTCTGGAACCTTGTGGGATGGGAAACCCTGTGCCAAAATTGTTAATTAAAAACTGCTGGTTTGAAAAATCTTGGCATCGTAATCAGCAGGATTGGAAAGGCAAAAAGGTACAATATATTAAAACCGATTTTGAGATTCGGGATGAGTCTACTAAAAGCCCGTTTCCTGGTATTTGGTGGGGACACTATAAAGATGAATTACCTATAGGTAGGTGTGATTGCATTGCCGAATTAGATTATAATACTTTTAAGAAACGCTATGAAATTAGATTAATTGCTGTTCGGTTTGCGGTTAATTCAGAGACGATAAATTGCGTTTCTACTCAAATTATATTAGATTGGCGAAATCAAGATTACTCTGAACTGATAAATCAGCATTCAGCGCTTTTGATGGCAGATTGTCCGACGAACTGGGATGATTTACGTGCATGGTTAAAGCGATGTCTTGATAATAATCAACAATTAGCGATCGCCTGGTGTAAACCCGACCATCAACCACCCCAGGAAATTTGGCTGACTTTGGTTGGTATTGCTAAATATTTGAGTCGCACAAATCAATCAGTTACCCGCTTCCAACTGTTAGGAAAACTCGGTATTCGTGACCAAACTTTATTTTGGGGAATCGCAGCTTTAAAATCTTTGGGGTTCACTGTCACAAGACAAGACCGTGATTTGCAAATTAGTTGGAATCCCAAAATGAACTCAGAAGGCTTTAACGATGCAGCTTTAGAAAGATTTTTAGCAGCCATCCGCGAAGAACAATTTCAGCAAAATTATTTTACCGAAGTTCCTCTATCTACAATTATAGCGATCGCTCATAAACCTGCTTTATAA
- a CDS encoding DUF4347 domain-containing protein, with translation MLNDSLFSKTDTVVFIDSSVPNYKSLQNGVLEKVKTFILSPNRDGIAEITEVLQQNSQITRLHIVSHGSPEYLYLGNTQLSLDNLQNHQSLTRTWNVESILLHNSNSSLNTRDSTSDRIAYVGLIGNPTNTNKINLSDSFVTTATPEAESAAFPEVNQTTPSSKLALGNNVTEPEITSVQPNINEGVDSVIPTAHPRILGCSCSSCCARPLVDLNRINNEPQQLTAPVSAALDLPQTFFLNSLAGANHTIYLDFNGHTTSGTLWNEQFNRANITTPRFDIDGNTDSFSSTELERIQYIWQRVAEDFSPFNVNVTTQAPTDINDLIKSDANDTRWGVRAVIGGRSTDWFGAAGTIGVAFRPSFNDDRDTPAFIFSADIATFSENALSPADYLEILTAETISHEVGHTLGLNHDGTKEPRPGEDPEYYAGQGSGDTGWAPIMGGGEGRNLSQWSKGEYASYAYVNDDGVQVTTPEDELNIITTDNGFGYRTDDTGDTIATAKALTISGTTLSGNGIIERNTDIDYYSFFTGAGAISLTVNPFTRGPNLDIQARLFDSVGTFIVSSNPTESLFATIDTSVAAGNYYLEIDGVGKGDPLGTGYTDYGSLGQYTISGNIIANITPTITLAVSPSSVTEDGTTNLVYTFTRTENTTNALTVNYSVAGTATFNNDYSQIGAASFTDTTGTITFAANSATATLTIDPTADTIVESDETVVLTLNSGTGYTVGTATAVTGTITNDDFLNEPPVVTTTSPALSYTENATIAIDSAITVSDVDSTNLASATVSITSGFVAGQDILNFTNQNGITGSYNSNTGVLTLTGAATVANYQTALRAVTYTNTSDNPNTTTRTIGFSVNDGTDTSIQGTRNVTITAVNDAPVVTITGSPLSYTENATIAIDSAITVSDVDSANLASATVSITSGFVAGQDILNFTNQNGITGSYNSNTGVLSLTGAATVANYQTALRAVTYTNSSDSPNTTPRTISFQVNDGDLNSIAGTRNITISTVNGAPEVTITGSPLSYIENATIAIDSAITVSDVDSANLASATVSITSGFVAGEDILNFTNQNGITGSYNNSTGVLSLTGAATVANYQTALRAVTYTNTSDSPNTTPRTIGFTVNDGSLNSTTANRNINVTAVNDAPTDLNLSNSAVSENQAVGTIVGNLSTIDPDTGDTFTYSLVTGTGGTDNASFTISGNQLRTNAIFNSATKNSYSVLVRTTDQGNLSYDRQFSININPNNLDNVVTGTANNENFTTTAQKDIIDAQGGNDTIISTFANLQQNDTLNGGTGIDTLRITGEVGSLQQKDTLNPSTDAEARIIPGPNSIFGNLLTNFFGGTGFNPVVNTGETGDYAITINTNNANQLNIPGTTITGFERFDLSGFTDDITFIGNSGDDWIKAGAGNDNLTGGNGNDYLDGGTGADTMTGGRGNDSYYVDNVRDTITENAFQGTDTVFSTISYTLGNNLENLTLEGTSAINGTGNSLRNTLIGNSGNNVLNGRAGADIMIGGAGADILTGGSGNDQLYLGLNDGAVDIVNYALNDGADTVYEFVRGIGGDQIQFTGITNIDVVRSGSNTLLRLGDGTTGNSGFGNGQLLVTLSATSGFIADDVNVNLFGANFLFN, from the coding sequence ATGTTAAATGACTCTTTGTTCTCTAAAACAGATACGGTTGTTTTTATTGATTCCTCCGTTCCCAACTACAAAAGCCTACAAAACGGAGTTCTTGAGAAAGTAAAAACATTTATTCTTTCGCCAAATCGAGACGGGATTGCGGAAATTACGGAAGTCTTACAACAAAATTCGCAAATTACCAGGTTACATATCGTTTCTCACGGTTCTCCAGAATATTTGTACTTAGGTAATACGCAACTGAGTTTGGATAATTTACAGAATCATCAATCACTAACCAGAACTTGGAACGTTGAGTCGATTCTTCTGCATAACAGCAACAGCAGTCTGAATACCAGAGATAGCACAAGCGATCGCATAGCGTATGTGGGTCTAATCGGCAACCCCACCAATACTAATAAAATTAATCTATCAGATAGTTTTGTGACAACTGCCACACCAGAAGCCGAAAGTGCTGCATTCCCAGAAGTGAATCAGACAACACCTAGTTCTAAGTTGGCACTAGGGAATAACGTAACTGAACCAGAAATCACATCTGTGCAGCCGAATATCAACGAAGGTGTAGATTCTGTTATCCCTACAGCACATCCACGCATTTTAGGGTGTAGTTGCTCATCTTGTTGTGCGCGTCCTTTAGTTGATCTAAATCGCATCAATAATGAACCCCAACAGTTAACAGCACCTGTATCAGCAGCTTTAGATTTGCCTCAGACTTTCTTCCTCAACAGCCTAGCAGGAGCCAACCACACAATTTATTTAGATTTCAACGGGCATACCACCTCTGGTACTCTCTGGAATGAGCAGTTTAATAGGGCTAATATTACTACCCCTCGCTTCGACATAGACGGCAATACAGACTCATTTAGCTCGACTGAACTCGAAAGAATCCAGTATATTTGGCAGCGTGTCGCCGAAGATTTTAGCCCCTTTAATGTGAATGTCACAACCCAAGCACCAACAGATATTAACGATCTGATTAAGAGTGATGCTAACGATACTCGCTGGGGTGTGCGTGCTGTTATCGGTGGTAGAAGCACTGACTGGTTCGGAGCAGCAGGGACGATAGGAGTCGCCTTCAGACCGTCTTTCAATGACGATCGTGATACTCCCGCTTTTATTTTTAGTGCGGATATAGCTACATTTTCAGAAAATGCATTGTCTCCGGCTGATTACCTTGAGATACTTACGGCTGAGACTATCTCCCATGAAGTAGGTCACACACTAGGACTAAACCATGATGGAACTAAGGAGCCAAGACCGGGAGAGGACCCAGAATATTACGCAGGACAAGGTAGCGGTGATACTGGCTGGGCACCAATTATGGGGGGAGGAGAGGGACGGAACTTAAGCCAGTGGAGCAAAGGCGAGTATGCTTCTTATGCTTATGTTAACGATGACGGAGTACAAGTAACTACTCCAGAAGATGAATTAAACATTATTACGACCGACAATGGTTTTGGCTACCGAACAGATGATACTGGTGATACAATTGCTACAGCAAAGGCACTGACCATTTCTGGTACAACATTGAGTGGTAATGGCATCATCGAACGTAATACAGATATTGATTACTATAGTTTTTTCACCGGTGCTGGTGCAATTAGCTTAACCGTGAATCCCTTCACTCGCGGACCAAACCTAGACATTCAAGCGAGGCTATTCGATTCTGTTGGTACATTCATTGTATCCTCCAATCCCACAGAGTCCCTGTTTGCAACTATCGACACAAGTGTGGCGGCTGGAAACTATTACCTCGAAATTGATGGTGTAGGTAAAGGAGATCCTCTGGGTACTGGCTACACAGATTACGGCAGTTTGGGGCAGTACACTATCAGTGGTAATATTATCGCTAATATTACTCCTACAATTACCCTAGCAGTATCTCCAAGTAGCGTCACCGAAGATGGCACAACCAACCTAGTTTATACCTTCACTCGTACAGAAAACACCACCAATGCTTTAACTGTGAATTATAGCGTTGCTGGTACAGCCACCTTCAATAACGATTACAGCCAAATTGGTGCAGCCAGTTTCACAGATACCACTGGAACTATTACCTTTGCTGCTAATTCTGCCACCGCAACTCTTACCATTGACCCCACAGCAGATACCATCGTTGAAAGTGATGAAACTGTTGTTTTAACCTTAAATTCTGGCACGGGTTACACAGTTGGCACCGCTACCGCAGTTACTGGAACCATCACTAATGATGATTTTCTCAACGAACCCCCTGTAGTTACCACCACCAGCCCCGCTTTATCCTACACTGAAAATGCGACCATAGCCATTGATTCAGCTATAACCGTCAGTGATGTAGATTCAACGAACCTAGCTAGCGCCACCGTCAGCATTACTTCTGGCTTCGTTGCGGGTCAAGATATCCTCAATTTCACCAACCAAAACGGCATTACAGGTAGTTACAACAGTAACACTGGTGTTTTAACCTTAACTGGTGCGGCGACAGTGGCGAATTACCAAACCGCTTTACGTGCGGTTACTTATACCAATACCAGCGACAATCCAAATACTACAACACGTACCATTGGCTTTAGTGTCAATGATGGTACAGATACAAGTATTCAGGGTACTCGCAACGTGACAATTACGGCTGTGAACGATGCGCCTGTAGTCACCATCACCGGTTCGCCTTTATCCTACACTGAAAATGCGACCATAGCCATTGATTCAGCTATAACCGTCAGTGATGTAGATTCAGCTAACCTAGCTAGCGCCACCGTCAGCATTACTTCTGGCTTCGTTGCGGGTCAAGATATCCTCAATTTCACCAACCAAAATGGTATTACAGGTAGTTACAACAGCAACACTGGTGTTTTAAGCTTAACTGGTGCGGCGACAGTGGCGAATTACCAAACCGCTTTACGTGCGGTTACCTATACAAATAGTAGCGACAGCCCAAATACTACACCACGCACTATCAGTTTCCAAGTTAATGACGGTGATTTAAACAGTATTGCGGGTACTCGCAACATCACAATTAGCACTGTTAATGGTGCGCCTGAAGTTACCATCACCGGTTCGCCTTTATCCTACATTGAAAATGCGACCATAGCCATTGATTCAGCTATAACCGTCAGTGATGTAGATTCAGCGAACCTAGCTAGCGCCACCGTCAGCATTACTTCTGGCTTCGTCGCCGGTGAAGATATCCTCAATTTTACCAACCAAAACGGCATTACAGGTAGTTACAACAACAGCACAGGTGTTTTAAGCTTAACTGGTGCGGCGACAGTGGCGAATTACCAAACCGCTTTACGTGCGGTTACTTATACCAATACTAGCGACAGCCCAAATACTACACCACGCACCATTGGCTTTACCGTCAATGATGGTAGTTTAAACAGTACCACCGCTAACCGTAATATCAACGTGACTGCGGTGAACGATGCTCCCACAGACCTCAACCTGAGTAATAGCGCCGTTAGCGAAAATCAAGCTGTTGGTACAATAGTAGGTAATCTCAGCACCATAGATCCCGATACTGGTGACACCTTTACCTATAGTCTAGTCACAGGTACAGGTGGAACCGATAACGCATCCTTTACCATCAGTGGTAATCAACTGCGAACAAACGCTATTTTCAACTCTGCAACCAAAAACAGCTACAGTGTTCTAGTTCGCACCACTGACCAAGGTAACTTATCCTATGATCGACAGTTCTCGATTAATATCAATCCCAACAACCTAGATAACGTCGTCACAGGGACAGCAAATAACGAAAACTTCACCACCACAGCCCAAAAAGATATCATAGACGCTCAAGGTGGAAACGACACCATCATTAGCACCTTTGCCAACTTACAACAAAACGATACTTTGAACGGTGGTACAGGAATTGATACTTTGCGTATTACCGGAGAAGTTGGCAGTTTACAACAAAAGGATACTTTGAACCCTAGTACAGACGCTGAGGCTCGGATTATTCCCGGACCAAATAGCATCTTTGGCAATTTGTTAACAAACTTCTTTGGTGGTACAGGATTTAATCCTGTGGTTAATACGGGGGAAACTGGTGACTATGCCATTACGATTAATACTAATAACGCTAATCAATTGAATATTCCTGGTACAACTATCACCGGATTTGAACGGTTTGATTTAAGTGGGTTCACTGACGACATCACATTTATAGGCAATAGCGGTGATGATTGGATTAAAGCAGGTGCAGGAAACGATAATTTAACAGGTGGTAATGGTAATGATTACCTGGACGGAGGAACAGGTGCAGATACCATGACTGGTGGTAGAGGTAATGATTCCTACTATGTTGATAATGTCAGAGATACCATCACAGAAAATGCTTTTCAGGGAACTGATACAGTTTTCAGCACTATTAGTTATACATTAGGAAATAACCTAGAAAACCTGACTTTAGAAGGAACATCTGCCATCAATGGTACTGGTAATTCTTTAAGAAATACTCTCATTGGTAATAGTGGTAATAATGTCCTCAATGGTAGAGCAGGTGCAGATATCATGATTGGTGGTGCTGGTGCAGATATTCTCACTGGCGGATCTGGTAATGATCAACTCTATTTGGGTTTAAATGATGGTGCGGTAGATATTGTCAATTATGCTTTGAATGATGGTGCAGATACGGTTTATGAGTTTGTGCGTGGTATCGGTGGTGATCAAATCCAATTTACAGGGATTACCAATATTGATGTGGTGAGATCAGGTAGTAATACTTTACTGCGTTTGGGTGATGGTACTACTGGTAATAGTGGTTTTGGAAATGGTCAATTATTAGTGACATTATCCGCCACATCTGGCTTTATTGCTGATGATGTTAATGTCAATCTGTTTGGTGCGAATTTCTTGTTTAACTGA
- a CDS encoding DUF3598 family protein has protein sequence MATQWEYLLQNLGEWQGSFTRFSPQGALLEDIKSVVSLQGLENNQTIRQIVSRQGQEDLVLEYSSLAKTTLFFANGAFSQGSIQLAPFTEFGAELGLIHENRRLRLVQIFNKTGNLDKITLIREHLAGTEAVERPSLQIDDLLGEWQGEAVTIYPDWSSPDHYSTNLKLQLDDTGRLIQSLTFGENTITSTGTIQGAMINFDQNPQKQVQVLLLPDGASVTSPLQVQLRQPLFLEVGWLIQPNLRQRMVRSYNDQGEWVSLTLVTEEKV, from the coding sequence ATGGCAACTCAGTGGGAATATTTACTGCAAAATCTCGGTGAATGGCAAGGTTCATTTACCCGATTCTCACCCCAAGGCGCACTTTTAGAAGATATCAAAAGTGTAGTTTCTTTGCAAGGGTTGGAAAATAACCAGACTATCCGCCAAATTGTCAGCCGCCAAGGACAAGAAGATTTAGTCTTAGAATACAGTTCTCTGGCTAAGACTACGTTGTTTTTTGCCAATGGTGCTTTTTCCCAAGGTTCAATTCAGCTAGCCCCTTTTACAGAATTTGGGGCGGAACTCGGTTTAATTCATGAAAATCGCCGCTTACGCCTGGTGCAAATATTTAATAAAACTGGAAATTTAGATAAAATAACTCTGATTCGAGAACATTTAGCTGGGACTGAAGCAGTAGAACGCCCATCGTTACAAATAGATGATTTATTGGGAGAATGGCAAGGTGAAGCTGTAACCATATATCCAGATTGGTCTTCCCCGGATCATTACTCTACCAATTTAAAATTACAATTAGATGATACTGGGCGGTTAATTCAAAGTTTAACTTTTGGCGAAAATACAATTACTTCAACTGGAACTATTCAAGGTGCGATGATTAACTTTGATCAAAATCCTCAAAAACAGGTACAAGTATTACTACTCCCTGATGGTGCTTCTGTCACATCTCCGTTACAGGTGCAGTTGCGTCAACCTTTATTTTTAGAAGTTGGTTGGTTAATTCAGCCTAATCTGCGCCAGCGCATGGTTCGCAGCTACAACGATCAAGGCGAATGGGTGAGTTTAACATTAGTTACAGAAGAAAAAGTTTAA
- a CDS encoding cell division protein FtsX, translated as MFKFLTKLDYLLKETFLGLLRGGWMNWAAISTVTVLLFLFGLSLQTSWQVEKLLNQFGSQLEVSVYLDPETPARSIEPFIAQMSDVVGMQIITKEQAWTKLVQELGISNIDGATQQLGDNPLVDEIKVKARNSEVVPDLATELVKIRGVETVQYIDEAVKRIAQLHRGLNWITLTITIILTLTAIAVTTTTIRLIVMARRREIEIMQLVGATSAWIYLPFILQGITFGLVGGAIAWSFISLIQQFISRTLANQPDFIQFITNGLQLSTAQVLLLPLILLSFGAVVGLMGSLFAVRRFAKN; from the coding sequence GTGTTTAAATTTCTGACAAAACTTGACTATTTGCTCAAAGAAACTTTCCTCGGTTTGCTGCGGGGCGGTTGGATGAATTGGGCTGCTATCAGTACCGTCACAGTGTTACTATTTTTATTTGGCTTGAGTCTACAAACTTCTTGGCAAGTTGAAAAACTCTTGAATCAGTTTGGTAGCCAGTTAGAAGTTTCAGTTTATCTCGATCCAGAGACACCAGCCCGCAGTATTGAGCCATTTATCGCCCAAATGTCGGATGTAGTCGGGATGCAAATTATTACGAAAGAACAAGCTTGGACGAAGTTAGTTCAAGAATTAGGTATTTCTAATATTGATGGTGCTACGCAACAGTTAGGAGATAATCCTCTGGTGGATGAGATTAAGGTAAAAGCTCGTAATTCTGAGGTTGTCCCAGATTTAGCTACGGAATTAGTCAAAATCCGGGGTGTGGAAACGGTGCAGTATATAGATGAAGCAGTGAAACGCATTGCCCAGTTGCACCGGGGTTTAAATTGGATTACTTTAACAATTACAATTATTTTAACTTTAACTGCGATCGCAGTCACTACTACCACCATTCGCCTAATTGTCATGGCGCGACGGCGAGAAATTGAAATTATGCAACTGGTAGGGGCGACATCTGCTTGGATTTATCTACCGTTTATTTTACAGGGAATTACCTTCGGTTTAGTTGGCGGTGCGATCGCTTGGAGTTTCATTTCCTTAATCCAACAGTTTATCAGCAGGACTTTAGCTAATCAACCAGATTTTATCCAATTTATTACCAACGGTTTGCAACTTAGTACCGCACAGGTTTTACTCTTACCTTTAATTCTTTTAAGTTTCGGTGCAGTGGTAGGATTGATGGGCAGCTTGTTTGCTGTGCGGCGGTTTGCGAAGAATTAA
- the def gene encoding peptide deformylase, with product MPSEIAVEKKKLKNPPLTLHYLGDRVLRQDAKRITKIDDEIRQLVREMLQTMYSSDGIGLAAPQVGIHKQLIVIDCEPDNPDHPPLVLINPTIKQMSKEVCVAQEGCLSIPNVYLDVKRPEAVEIAYKDEYGRPKTLKATDLLSRCIQHEMDHLKGVVFVDRVDNSLTLAQELSKNGFSYQAVKPVV from the coding sequence ATGCCCTCTGAAATTGCTGTCGAGAAAAAAAAGTTAAAAAATCCGCCCTTGACACTTCACTATCTAGGCGATCGCGTGCTGCGTCAAGATGCCAAGCGGATTACTAAAATAGACGATGAAATTCGTCAATTGGTAAGGGAAATGCTGCAAACGATGTACAGTAGCGATGGCATTGGTTTGGCTGCGCCTCAAGTGGGAATTCATAAACAACTGATTGTCATCGATTGCGAACCAGATAACCCAGATCATCCGCCACTGGTATTGATTAACCCCACAATCAAACAGATGAGCAAAGAAGTCTGCGTTGCCCAAGAAGGGTGTTTAAGCATTCCTAACGTTTATTTAGACGTAAAGCGTCCCGAAGCCGTGGAAATCGCTTATAAAGATGAATACGGTCGTCCCAAAACCCTCAAAGCTACGGACTTACTTTCACGCTGCATTCAACACGAAATGGATCACCTCAAAGGCGTGGTATTTGTAGATCGTGTGGATAATTCCTTGACTTTGGCTCAGGAGTTATCTAAAAATGGCTTTTCTTATCAAGCCGTGAAACCAGTAGTATAG